The following coding sequences are from one Paenibacillus sp. JDR-2 window:
- a CDS encoding AraC family transcriptional regulator, which produces MQLDVFSDLSERLNYNLKNFQLYIKKGTLMPFDKYAAACHWHPDLEFILVLDGYMNFFVNGETVLLEKGTGIFVSSKRLHYGYSPDKIDCSYIVVCIHPSLLGNEQWIGKEYWEEKFGPNTEDFIVLTEHESWHKDALVSLNQLYEEMHATKRNPIRLLSIAMSLTANIGDRIGEKKEPTAIDPSWFYVWKMTAFIHGHFEHKITLDDIAAAGSVSRSQCCILFGKYVEQSPNTYLMKYRIKKSCELLSETDRSISEIAISCGFQSSSYYTFVFRKELGIVPNEYRRQYRDAHQ; this is translated from the coding sequence ATGCAATTAGATGTTTTCTCTGATTTATCCGAGCGGTTGAACTATAATTTAAAAAATTTTCAATTGTACATCAAAAAAGGGACATTGATGCCATTCGACAAATATGCAGCGGCCTGTCATTGGCATCCTGATTTGGAGTTCATCTTGGTGCTGGACGGCTATATGAATTTTTTTGTTAATGGCGAGACTGTTCTTCTAGAAAAAGGAACCGGGATATTTGTTAGCAGCAAACGTCTGCATTACGGTTATTCTCCCGACAAAATTGACTGCAGTTACATTGTGGTCTGTATTCACCCTTCACTGCTTGGCAATGAGCAATGGATCGGCAAAGAATATTGGGAAGAGAAGTTTGGACCAAATACGGAGGACTTTATCGTGCTCACAGAGCATGAATCCTGGCACAAAGACGCTCTTGTCAGCCTAAACCAACTTTACGAAGAGATGCATGCCACGAAACGAAATCCGATTCGACTGCTGTCCATCGCCATGTCTTTAACCGCAAACATCGGAGATCGCATCGGAGAAAAGAAAGAGCCGACTGCCATTGATCCATCCTGGTTCTATGTCTGGAAAATGACTGCGTTTATTCATGGTCATTTTGAACACAAAATTACACTGGATGACATAGCTGCCGCAGGTTCGGTGAGCAGAAGCCAATGTTGTATTCTTTTCGGGAAATACGTAGAGCAATCGCCAAACACCTATTTAATGAAATACCGCATCAAAAAGAGCTGCGAGCTCCTAAGCGAAACCGACAGATCGATAAGCGAGATCGCTATCTCTTGCGGCTTCCAAAGCTCCAGCTACTATACATTTGTGTTCCGCAAGGAATTAGGCATCGTTCCAAATGAATACCGCAGGCAATATAGGGACGCGCATCAATAA
- a CDS encoding spore germination protein, translated as MYGKSLTRGFRKYRGSKARTQSAESDSLEANLRLNQEKLKQIFSNTPDLIHRHFILKANNRQALLVYLEGLSDKNAINRDILRPLKQGTSELNGENDFPATIGEIHRVGDWREIERMLFAGYSILFVDGESMAYGCGTQGWPQRAIEDPQLETSLKGAHQGFVETGSANIALIRRYIQNRELKIKEFTVGARSQTRLSILYLSDVANAQTLGVLEDRIRKLDVDAVINTGELAELIEDSPFSPFPQLILTERPDAASSQILQGKFVVVVDRSPSVLVGPANFISFFQSVDDYSTRWTIATFIRFLRLLAFFAAILLPAIYIAVVSFHFEIIPMKLLSTIGQSRAKVPFPPYMEAVFMELTLEMLREAGVRLPAPVGQTVGIVGGIVIGQAIVQAGLISNIMVVVVAFTAISSFILPNYDMGAAVRLVRFAMMLFASLFGFVGIVIGLLTLIAHLLSLQSLGVPYSTPFGPVRFSDWKDTMIRLPLWLMKNRPTSSNAQQDKRQGDTGHQEGDESK; from the coding sequence ATGTACGGAAAATCTCTAACGAGAGGATTTCGGAAGTATCGCGGATCGAAAGCTCGCACCCAGTCTGCTGAGTCCGATTCGCTGGAGGCCAATCTTAGACTTAATCAGGAGAAACTTAAGCAAATATTCTCGAATACCCCGGACCTGATCCACAGGCATTTTATTCTAAAGGCTAATAATCGTCAGGCTCTTCTTGTTTATCTCGAAGGGTTGTCGGATAAAAACGCCATAAATCGCGATATCCTTCGTCCGCTTAAGCAAGGCACATCGGAGTTAAACGGAGAGAATGATTTCCCGGCAACCATTGGAGAGATACATCGGGTGGGCGATTGGCGGGAGATCGAACGCATGTTATTCGCCGGATACAGTATTCTGTTTGTCGATGGGGAAAGCATGGCATACGGATGCGGTACGCAAGGCTGGCCGCAGAGAGCGATTGAGGATCCGCAGTTGGAAACGTCGCTGAAGGGCGCCCATCAAGGCTTCGTAGAGACCGGAAGCGCCAATATAGCATTAATCCGAAGGTATATCCAAAATAGAGAACTTAAGATTAAAGAATTCACCGTTGGGGCCAGAAGCCAGACCCGGCTATCGATCCTGTACCTGTCCGACGTAGCTAATGCCCAAACGCTTGGCGTGTTGGAAGATCGAATTCGCAAGCTGGACGTGGATGCCGTTATTAATACGGGAGAATTGGCGGAGCTAATCGAAGATTCTCCCTTCTCTCCTTTTCCTCAACTCATATTGACAGAACGTCCTGATGCCGCATCGTCCCAGATTCTCCAAGGCAAATTCGTCGTTGTGGTGGATCGTTCGCCAAGCGTGCTGGTTGGTCCTGCGAATTTTATCTCCTTCTTTCAGAGTGTGGATGACTATAGTACTCGCTGGACAATCGCTACGTTTATTCGGTTTTTGCGGCTTCTTGCCTTCTTTGCCGCCATTCTGCTGCCCGCAATCTACATCGCGGTGGTATCGTTTCACTTCGAGATCATACCGATGAAGCTGTTGTCGACGATTGGCCAGTCAAGAGCCAAGGTTCCCTTCCCTCCTTATATGGAAGCCGTCTTCATGGAACTGACTCTGGAGATGCTGCGGGAAGCAGGCGTCCGTCTGCCCGCGCCCGTTGGTCAAACGGTCGGTATCGTGGGCGGCATCGTCATCGGCCAAGCTATCGTACAGGCTGGCTTAATCAGCAATATTATGGTTGTTGTTGTCGCATTTACAGCCATTTCTTCCTTTATCCTGCCCAATTACGATATGGGTGCTGCGGTTCGTCTTGTCCGATTCGCGATGATGCTGTTTGCTTCCCTGTTCGGCTTCGTTGGGATCGTTATTGGACTATTGACCTTGATTGCCCATCTTCTTTCCCTCCAGTCACTTGGCGTTCCTTACAGCACGCCGTTTGGTCCCGTACGATTCAGCGATTGGAAGGATACGATGATAAGGCTGCCGCTCTGGCTGATGAAGAATCGTCCAACCAGTTCAAACGCGCAGCAGGACAAAAGGCAAGGCGATACCGGACATCAGGAAGGGGACGAGAGCAAATGA
- a CDS encoding DUF4179 domain-containing protein codes for MKAIEDKIQRHKQNLNQIQAPAELEDRLRQALHRIPEKKRRNNKALMWSISAAAALLIIVSTYQYPAFAYIGGKLLNRMELTSLSFSEVAEQGYGQTVNKSKTFKDGTVITINGVIADDNAFLMYYTVKLPEGLTFKADEFIRYGVTKVKGFLTNSNVTEGGGNYSKDKTQFQGVYKFEPVNPFSRTLTANFSERLDSGEQEIQPISFKFEANKAMKSIINEKVSREAAVDEGTVHYDSVIASPTSTVIRGHYELNNNGGHPMFPGKTKLLVNGTEVESFGYRSGGLDGKNSPTFEFSYDVLPTDKIESLEIVLDKFSGYQKITKPIPLTSPSDRSIKMSNEKLWIRSVTQTVSGYDIVIASKEFTILDTTNLFVQAGGKKVPIASRSVSRPWDLGNGNILREQTYSVQAQDKPEFLLVEGFHYIKEYNKKISIPITQK; via the coding sequence ATGAAAGCGATTGAGGATAAAATTCAGAGGCACAAACAAAATTTAAATCAGATCCAGGCTCCGGCTGAATTGGAGGATCGGTTGCGGCAGGCTCTTCACCGGATTCCCGAGAAAAAACGCAGGAATAACAAGGCACTTATGTGGAGCATTTCCGCAGCAGCGGCTCTGCTGATTATCGTATCCACGTATCAATACCCGGCATTCGCATACATTGGAGGTAAGCTGCTTAACCGAATGGAGTTAACCTCGCTGAGCTTCTCCGAAGTCGCGGAGCAGGGGTACGGACAGACCGTTAATAAGAGCAAAACGTTCAAGGACGGCACGGTCATTACGATTAACGGAGTTATTGCTGACGATAATGCTTTTCTTATGTATTACACCGTCAAGCTGCCAGAGGGGTTAACATTTAAGGCTGATGAATTTATCCGTTACGGCGTAACCAAAGTAAAAGGGTTTCTGACGAATTCCAATGTGACGGAAGGCGGAGGCAATTACAGCAAGGATAAGACACAGTTCCAAGGGGTTTATAAATTCGAGCCCGTAAATCCGTTTTCCCGAACATTAACAGCGAACTTTAGTGAGCGGCTGGATAGCGGCGAACAAGAAATACAACCGATCTCCTTCAAGTTTGAGGCCAACAAGGCTATGAAAAGCATCATTAACGAGAAAGTCTCCAGAGAAGCAGCTGTTGATGAAGGAACGGTTCATTATGACTCCGTCATAGCTTCTCCGACTTCAACGGTCATCAGAGGACATTACGAATTGAATAATAATGGAGGGCACCCGATGTTCCCGGGGAAAACAAAGCTTTTGGTTAATGGTACGGAGGTTGAATCCTTTGGCTACCGGTCGGGCGGGTTAGACGGGAAAAATAGCCCTACATTCGAGTTTAGTTATGATGTGCTCCCAACGGATAAGATTGAATCGCTGGAAATCGTACTCGATAAATTCAGCGGTTACCAGAAGATAACGAAGCCGATTCCGCTAACTTCACCTTCCGACCGTTCCATAAAAATGAGCAACGAGAAGTTATGGATTCGCAGCGTAACGCAAACCGTAAGCGGCTATGATATCGTTATTGCCAGTAAAGAATTTACAATCTTGGACACCACCAATTTATTTGTGCAAGCTGGCGGCAAAAAAGTCCCAATCGCTTCGAGATCCGTCTCGCGTCCCTGGGATCTGGGGAACGGGAATATTCTAAGAGAGCAGACTTACTCCGTTCAGGCTCAGGACAAACCGGAATTTCTGCTGGTAGAGGGATTCCATTACATTAAGGAGTATAATAAAAAGATATCCATTCCGATTACTCAAAAGTAA
- a CDS encoding ABC transporter substrate-binding protein: MKKVGKWLTSLMATTLVMGALSACGGEKNNAAESVKPENGEKEIAATQLYNDWTGHSVEVPTEPKRVIFHGETTGDFAALGVNPVGIMLSSVEGTLSEEHFKDAKDVGFPFNVEQALELNPDLIIFGNADETQYAQISKVAPTVTFDTFGSLDERLTKLGQLLGKQEEAKQWLASYHEKEAAMWKEIREAGIGEEETATVFTMYPGKRLFAMANTGLSQILYDEGGMKPTPMVQKALDEGQGFVEISLEKLSEYAGDHVFVLTPIPEEAVNDMKELEKSQVWNGLDAVKNGKVYTFGVMEAYSDALSREWLIQQLPKTLLKTN, encoded by the coding sequence ATGAAGAAGGTTGGCAAATGGTTGACGAGCCTCATGGCGACAACGCTAGTGATGGGTGCGCTGTCCGCTTGCGGAGGAGAAAAAAATAACGCAGCTGAAAGCGTGAAGCCGGAGAACGGAGAAAAAGAAATAGCTGCGACCCAATTGTATAATGACTGGACAGGCCATTCGGTCGAGGTGCCAACTGAGCCGAAGCGCGTCATTTTCCATGGGGAAACAACCGGTGACTTTGCTGCGCTTGGCGTAAATCCGGTGGGCATTATGCTTAGTTCTGTCGAGGGTACATTGAGCGAGGAGCATTTCAAGGATGCGAAGGACGTTGGCTTTCCGTTTAACGTGGAGCAGGCGCTGGAGTTGAACCCGGATCTGATCATATTCGGCAATGCGGATGAGACTCAGTACGCGCAAATTTCCAAGGTGGCGCCAACGGTTACTTTCGATACGTTTGGTTCGCTTGACGAGCGTTTGACCAAGCTGGGGCAGCTTCTCGGGAAACAAGAGGAAGCCAAGCAATGGCTGGCAAGCTATCACGAGAAGGAAGCAGCCATGTGGAAGGAGATCAGGGAAGCGGGGATCGGAGAAGAAGAGACCGCTACCGTATTCACTATGTATCCGGGCAAGCGATTGTTCGCGATGGCCAATACGGGATTATCGCAAATCTTGTATGACGAAGGCGGAATGAAGCCAACGCCTATGGTCCAAAAAGCGCTGGATGAAGGACAAGGCTTTGTCGAGATCAGCCTCGAGAAGCTCTCGGAATACGCGGGCGACCATGTCTTCGTGCTTACGCCAATTCCAGAGGAAGCGGTCAACGACATGAAGGAATTGGAGAAAAGCCAGGTGTGGAACGGACTTGATGCCGTCAAGAATGGCAAGGTGTATACGTTTGGCGTGATGGAGGCCTATAGCGACGCGCTGTCGCGGGAATGGTTAATTCAGCAATTGCCGAAGACGCTGCTGAAGACGAACTGA
- a CDS encoding MATE family efflux transporter, whose translation MLRNMLTAAYTDKSFNRQLISLVIPIAMQNLISALAVTVDVVMLGFINQSAMSAVSLAGQITFVLTLFYMGLATGAGILTAQYWGKQDLATIERVFWIGCLFCTIISFIFFGISLFMPEWLMSFFTNDGDLIDYGSSFLQVISFSYVVSGISQMYFSVIRSMENARFSAWTSSMCLIINILFNALSIFVLFPDHPQKAIAAVALSTVVARFIELGCCIVHSVKGKIKFKFPVYDAMQQNLQKDFFRYTLPVLGNYIVWGGALTVTAAIFGHVNADMVAANSVASVVKNLAIVLCGGIASGGSVLIGKYLGNGDMDTARRAGSKINAYAVLFGILAGLSVLFIKPLVLQVVSLNDQAQSYLNGMLFICAYYCIPKSINSSTIGGIFVAGGDSKFGFWCDVAVMWGIILPLGYLSAFVWRLPPITLFAIICLDEVIKSPVAFMRYRRFKWLNNITRDLSG comes from the coding sequence ATGCTGCGTAATATGTTAACTGCTGCTTATACCGACAAAAGTTTCAATCGTCAACTTATTAGCCTGGTCATCCCGATTGCTATGCAGAATCTTATCTCGGCGCTGGCTGTTACGGTAGATGTCGTCATGCTGGGGTTCATTAACCAATCTGCGATGTCCGCCGTATCTTTGGCGGGGCAAATCACATTCGTCTTAACTTTATTTTATATGGGGCTGGCTACGGGGGCAGGGATACTCACTGCACAATATTGGGGAAAACAAGATTTAGCAACCATTGAACGCGTTTTTTGGATCGGCTGCCTATTTTGCACGATAATCTCTTTCATCTTTTTTGGTATATCGCTATTTATGCCCGAGTGGTTAATGAGCTTTTTCACAAATGACGGGGATTTAATCGACTATGGCTCCAGTTTCCTGCAAGTGATCTCGTTCTCGTATGTAGTAAGCGGAATATCGCAGATGTATTTCAGTGTGATTAGAAGCATGGAAAATGCGCGATTTAGCGCTTGGACGAGTTCTATGTGCCTTATCATAAATATTCTTTTTAATGCGCTAAGTATTTTTGTGCTTTTTCCGGATCATCCGCAGAAGGCCATTGCGGCGGTTGCTTTATCGACGGTTGTTGCACGTTTCATAGAACTTGGCTGCTGCATCGTTCATTCTGTGAAGGGCAAGATAAAGTTTAAATTTCCGGTGTATGATGCCATGCAACAAAATCTGCAAAAGGATTTCTTTAGATACACGCTGCCGGTCCTAGGGAATTATATCGTTTGGGGAGGTGCTTTGACCGTAACGGCAGCGATCTTTGGGCATGTAAACGCGGATATGGTTGCTGCAAATTCAGTCGCTTCGGTGGTCAAGAATCTGGCTATTGTGTTGTGCGGGGGCATTGCGAGCGGGGGTTCTGTTCTTATCGGAAAATATTTAGGCAATGGCGACATGGATACGGCTAGAAGGGCTGGCAGCAAGATAAATGCTTACGCCGTATTATTTGGCATTCTTGCGGGTCTTAGCGTTTTATTCATTAAACCTCTCGTTTTACAAGTGGTCAGTTTGAACGATCAAGCGCAAAGCTACTTGAATGGAATGCTGTTTATATGCGCGTATTACTGTATTCCAAAATCAATCAATTCGTCGACGATAGGCGGAATATTCGTAGCTGGAGGTGATTCCAAGTTTGGGTTTTGGTGTGACGTTGCCGTCATGTGGGGGATCATACTTCCGCTGGGGTACTTGAGTGCCTTTGTATGGCGTCTCCCGCCAATAACGTTATTCGCCATTATTTGTTTAGACGAAGTTATAAAATCACCGGTTGCATTCATGCGTTACCGCCGATTCAAGTGGCTAAATAATATTACAAGAGATCTTTCCGGGTGA
- a CDS encoding AraC family transcriptional regulator — protein MHHSRLEWETFRSLLFHMLEARQWEIREDYVTVEQSARAYTLLLVAAGDCSLYADDVLIPALEQSCYILPPRQRWYISNYSGNPVQLYSITFKILNAETDQGFREPLSSNHYNWRLFPYMRAIKLAEQLTASAGEDEGAVNEQGEEKGMEWFSRRMLFTELVGMLLQHNSGEKAASGSLPSAERSVAFMEEHYMLQLSVKHLAEQAGMQPGQYALMVKQLTGSAPLEYLNQLRIKHAKMLLLTTDDPLREIARKVGFEDEYYFSRRFRQHTGMAPRQYAESMRGSKLVTDDAGHEVRIPLRPRRILYFGEVLGDLLALGVRPVGSNLYELGTSWLAEEENGLADIEDIGIPFRLGMARALEPDLIILSNMDERIYGEISAIAPTLVYNSYDPLLERMRRLGEWLDKEKEADSFTDQYSLRLKQASLMWKQRFLAGEKASVFICHRGHKWFVMGRLGLSELLHGMDENSLTGQIQELIAESKAYLMINPQDIAKYAGDIVFVPMPVNASARETTEQMLQSDMWLSIPAVRNGQAFVVEESRWNMYDAISRLRQLEHLQLLFG, from the coding sequence ATGCATCATTCAAGGTTAGAATGGGAGACGTTTCGCTCCTTGCTGTTTCATATGCTGGAAGCTCGGCAGTGGGAGATTCGGGAGGATTACGTCACGGTGGAGCAAAGCGCTCGTGCCTATACGCTGCTTCTTGTTGCAGCAGGGGATTGCAGCTTGTATGCGGATGATGTTTTGATCCCTGCTCTAGAGCAAAGCTGTTACATCTTGCCTCCTAGGCAGCGATGGTATATAAGCAATTATTCGGGCAATCCGGTCCAACTCTATTCCATTACGTTCAAAATTCTAAATGCGGAGACCGACCAAGGTTTTCGTGAACCGCTCAGTTCTAATCACTATAACTGGAGGTTATTCCCTTATATGCGCGCAATCAAGCTGGCCGAGCAATTGACGGCATCCGCGGGCGAGGATGAAGGAGCGGTAAACGAGCAAGGCGAAGAGAAAGGAATGGAATGGTTCAGCCGCCGTATGCTGTTTACGGAGTTGGTCGGCATGCTGCTGCAGCATAACTCCGGTGAAAAAGCCGCTAGCGGATCTCTACCGTCGGCGGAGCGGTCGGTGGCGTTCATGGAAGAGCATTACATGCTGCAGCTGAGCGTCAAACATTTGGCCGAGCAAGCCGGCATGCAGCCGGGTCAATATGCCTTGATGGTTAAGCAACTGACGGGCTCGGCTCCGCTCGAATATTTGAACCAGCTTCGGATCAAACATGCGAAAATGCTTCTTCTGACAACGGACGACCCGCTGCGCGAGATTGCACGCAAGGTTGGCTTCGAGGATGAATATTATTTTAGCCGCCGTTTTCGCCAGCATACGGGAATGGCGCCAAGACAATACGCGGAGTCTATGCGCGGAAGCAAGCTGGTGACGGATGATGCCGGCCATGAGGTACGGATACCTCTTCGTCCCCGCCGAATTTTGTATTTTGGCGAAGTGTTGGGGGACTTGCTGGCCCTTGGCGTCAGACCGGTCGGGAGTAACTTGTACGAATTGGGAACCTCTTGGCTTGCGGAAGAAGAGAACGGCTTGGCGGATATAGAGGATATCGGAATTCCGTTCCGATTGGGAATGGCTAGAGCATTAGAGCCCGATTTGATCATTTTGTCCAATATGGATGAGCGTATTTACGGGGAGATTAGCGCCATAGCGCCAACCCTTGTCTATAATTCTTACGATCCCCTTTTGGAGAGGATGCGAAGGCTTGGTGAATGGCTGGACAAGGAGAAGGAAGCGGACAGCTTTACCGACCAATATTCGCTGCGTCTCAAGCAAGCTAGTCTCATGTGGAAGCAACGATTTCTAGCCGGGGAGAAGGCATCCGTATTTATCTGCCACCGCGGGCACAAATGGTTCGTTATGGGAAGGCTTGGGCTGTCCGAGCTGCTGCATGGCATGGATGAGAATTCCCTTACCGGGCAGATACAGGAGTTGATTGCTGAAAGCAAGGCTTATCTAATGATTAATCCGCAGGACATCGCCAAGTATGCCGGAGATATCGTTTTTGTCCCCATGCCGGTTAATGCATCGGCCCGCGAAACCACGGAACAGATGCTTCAAAGCGATATGTGGCTCAGCATTCCCGCAGTTCGCAACGGACAAGCATTTGTCGTGGAAGAGAGCAGATGGAATATGTACGATGCGATTTCGCGTTTGCGTCAATTAGAGCATTTGCAATTGCTTTTCGGTTAG
- a CDS encoding sugar O-acetyltransferase, protein MDIKEKQHNGHLYLPGDEELAKEQTNCLERLYDFNGTRPLEYEKRTALLQEMFAELGEGCYIEPPLHSNWGGKHVHFGKKVYANFNLTLVDDTHIYVGDYTMFGPNVTVATAGHPILPELREQAYQYNAPVSIGRNCWIGAGAILLPGVTIGDNTVIGAGSIVTKDIPSNVVAVGNPCKVLREINEQDAKYYFKNRTITP, encoded by the coding sequence ATGGATATAAAGGAAAAACAACACAATGGCCATTTATATTTGCCTGGGGACGAAGAACTGGCTAAAGAGCAAACGAATTGTCTTGAGAGGCTCTATGATTTTAACGGGACACGTCCGTTGGAATATGAAAAAAGAACGGCTCTGCTTCAAGAAATGTTTGCTGAGCTAGGAGAAGGATGTTATATTGAGCCGCCGCTGCATTCCAATTGGGGTGGCAAACATGTTCATTTCGGTAAGAAAGTATACGCTAACTTTAATTTAACGTTGGTTGATGATACGCATATTTACGTTGGCGACTACACCATGTTTGGCCCTAACGTAACCGTAGCAACAGCAGGTCATCCTATTCTGCCTGAGCTTCGGGAACAAGCTTATCAATACAACGCGCCGGTATCTATCGGGAGGAACTGCTGGATTGGAGCGGGAGCAATTTTGCTTCCCGGCGTTACAATTGGCGATAATACGGTGATCGGAGCAGGTAGTATCGTTACAAAAGATATTCCATCGAATGTAGTTGCAGTTGGCAATCCATGCAAAGTTCTACGGGAAATTAACGAACAAGACGCAAAGTATTATTTTAAAAATCGAACCATCACGCCTTAA
- a CDS encoding RNA polymerase sigma factor — translation MRVSRLVRQAQKGDKEALLQLIMADQDAYYRLAYTYMGNEHDAMDAMEDMIVTLYEKIDQLQKREAFYSWSKTILVNRCRALLRKNGKFTPLEDEQEAVIYGLTEENPYRGTESEMDMQTLLSHLNAHQREAIELRYVHDFPYQTIADMTGAPLGTIKSRISQGIEKLKGIIGGDRYESD, via the coding sequence TTGAGGGTAAGCCGGTTAGTCAGACAAGCCCAGAAGGGCGATAAAGAAGCTTTATTGCAGCTAATCATGGCCGACCAGGACGCGTATTATCGCCTTGCCTATACCTACATGGGGAATGAGCATGATGCGATGGATGCTATGGAAGATATGATTGTCACCTTATACGAAAAGATTGATCAGCTCCAAAAGAGAGAAGCCTTTTACAGCTGGAGCAAAACGATTCTGGTTAATCGATGCAGAGCCCTGCTTCGCAAGAATGGGAAGTTCACGCCGCTTGAGGACGAGCAGGAAGCAGTAATCTATGGGTTAACGGAAGAAAATCCGTATCGCGGCACGGAATCCGAGATGGATATGCAGACGCTGCTATCCCATCTGAATGCCCATCAACGGGAAGCGATAGAGCTTCGTTATGTCCATGACTTTCCTTATCAGACGATTGCCGACATGACGGGTGCTCCGCTCGGAACAATCAAGTCAAGAATTTCGCAGGGCATAGAGAAATTAAAGGGGATTATCGGAGGTGATCGTTATGAAAGCGATTGA
- a CDS encoding LysR family transcriptional regulator, with protein MELTQLEYFLRVARTEHLTRAAESLSITQPALSHSILKLEAELGVPLFERKGRSLKINRYGMMFSKHVERILQEVERGKKEIEEHSNPESGVIHLAYLNILGVDLIPKLIREYQLINPAITFELSQGDKGAILNQVEEGHADLMVTSEQPVNDTYEWVPMLSLPLYLVVSKEHRLADQESIHLGEITGEPFVGLKHNCSLKNSLLARVHHSNFTLASTYDAEDLQTVAGFVAAGLGISVLPRTAGLNLEGIKWIPIAEEGWRWEVGLHLKKERFLSPATARFVRFIKEKAGF; from the coding sequence ATGGAATTGACCCAATTGGAGTATTTTTTAAGAGTTGCGAGAACGGAGCATTTAACAAGAGCGGCTGAATCCTTATCCATAACTCAGCCTGCACTCAGCCATTCGATCTTGAAGCTGGAGGCAGAGCTTGGAGTTCCTTTATTCGAACGGAAAGGTAGAAGTCTAAAGATTAACCGGTACGGAATGATGTTTTCCAAGCATGTGGAGAGGATCCTGCAGGAAGTAGAACGCGGGAAAAAAGAGATCGAGGAGCATTCCAATCCGGAATCCGGCGTGATCCATCTCGCTTATTTGAATATACTCGGGGTTGATCTTATTCCTAAGCTCATCCGGGAGTATCAGCTAATAAACCCGGCTATCACCTTCGAACTGTCGCAAGGCGACAAGGGAGCTATTCTGAACCAGGTAGAGGAAGGTCATGCGGATCTTATGGTTACTTCTGAACAACCGGTAAATGATACCTATGAATGGGTACCGATGTTGTCTCTTCCGCTCTATCTTGTCGTCTCGAAGGAACATCGGTTAGCGGATCAAGAGTCCATTCATTTAGGTGAGATTACAGGGGAGCCATTTGTAGGCCTGAAGCATAACTGCAGCTTGAAAAATTCGCTGCTGGCCCGGGTCCATCATTCGAATTTTACTCTTGCCTCAACTTATGACGCGGAGGATCTTCAGACGGTGGCTGGTTTTGTAGCGGCGGGACTTGGAATATCGGTGCTGCCGAGAACGGCCGGTTTAAATCTCGAAGGTATAAAGTGGATCCCGATTGCTGAAGAGGGATGGCGCTGGGAAGTTGGATTACATCTCAAAAAGGAACGATTCCTGTCTCCAGCGACAGCACGGTTTGTCAGATTTATTAAGGAAAAGGCCGGATTTTAA
- a CDS encoding TIGR02206 family membrane protein, with protein sequence MTSFFARYVEEEFIPYSSSHTVMLAALVVLALLLYGFRARIRSNTPVKTIIRYSILLGLLAPQILLYYWYAIVGLWSVKYTLPLELCSISQMLAIIMLFTRSKLLYQIVFFAGIGGAMQAMLTPDLDYPYPHFRFFHFFIVHIAIILAPLYMTWIESFRPTWKSVWITMVFLNILLVVVGGTDYWLDANYMFLREKPEGASLLDLLGPYPYYLVVEEGIAIVLFTLMYLPFIPWRRRQM encoded by the coding sequence TTGACTTCGTTTTTTGCACGGTACGTGGAAGAAGAATTTATTCCCTACTCCTCTTCGCACACCGTTATGCTTGCCGCATTGGTTGTGCTGGCCCTTCTTCTATACGGCTTTCGGGCGCGAATCCGGAGCAATACACCAGTAAAAACCATTATCCGGTACAGCATCCTCCTGGGGCTGCTCGCACCTCAAATTCTTCTTTATTATTGGTACGCCATCGTGGGACTGTGGAGCGTTAAATATACGCTTCCGCTTGAGCTCTGCAGTATATCGCAAATGCTTGCGATTATTATGCTGTTTACGCGAAGCAAGCTGCTGTATCAGATTGTATTTTTCGCTGGCATCGGCGGTGCGATGCAAGCGATGTTGACGCCGGATTTGGATTATCCGTATCCGCATTTCCGTTTTTTTCACTTCTTCATCGTTCATATCGCCATTATCCTTGCCCCTCTCTATATGACGTGGATCGAGAGCTTCCGGCCGACCTGGAAATCCGTTTGGATAACGATGGTTTTTCTGAACATTCTTCTCGTTGTGGTGGGAGGTACGGATTACTGGCTGGATGCCAACTACATGTTCCTTAGGGAAAAGCCTGAAGGAGCCTCCCTATTGGATTTATTGGGGCCTTATCCCTATTATCTAGTAGTGGAAGAGGGGATTGCTATTGTTCTATTCACCTTGATGTACCTGCCCTTTATTCCATGGAGAAGACGGCAGATGTAA